A genomic region of Cyprinus carpio isolate SPL01 chromosome B11, ASM1834038v1, whole genome shotgun sequence contains the following coding sequences:
- the id1 gene encoding DNA-binding protein inhibitor ID-1: MKVVGPTCALKSSKVGGEDVVRCLSDQSLAISKCKIPLLDEQMTMFLQDMNSCYSKLKELVPTLPTNKKASKVEILQHVIDYIWDLQVELESKKNQSSSPRTPLTTLNAELASISVENGCSDDRIMCR, encoded by the exons ATGAAAGTTGTGGGACCTACCTGCGCGCTGAAGAGCAGCAAAGTCGGAGGGGAAGATGTTGTCCGCTGCCTCTCCGACCAGAGCCTGGCCATCTCCAAATGCAAGATCCCGCTGCTCGACGAGCAGATGACCATGTTTCTGCAGGACATGAACAGCTGCTACAGCAAACTGAAGGAGCTGGTGCCCACGCTACCCACCAACAAGAAAGCCAGCAAGGTGGAGATCCTGCAGCACGTTATTGATTACATCTGGGACTTGCAGGTGGAGCTGGAAAGCAAGAAGAACCAGAGCTCCTCTCCCAGAACTCCCCTCACGACTCTGAACGCGGAGCTTGCGAGCATCTCTGTTgag AACGGCTGTTCAGATGACCGAATCATGTGCCGTTAA